The following proteins come from a genomic window of Musa acuminata AAA Group cultivar baxijiao chromosome BXJ1-7, Cavendish_Baxijiao_AAA, whole genome shotgun sequence:
- the LOC103992469 gene encoding uncharacterized protein LOC103992469 isoform X1 — translation MEGGSPDRNSVGSGPKRSSVSSRGRSRGSSSSSCKDFLRKFVDSEILTANLEDWLSGISEESEFRKPTLDVPFELTEIQNFDYALEGVSFQQLIRMPNSLYESTSDAVEATAHLAIEDFLHASVKGLWETFWGHDEPVPLSVACIHSTSSKFYPAEKAIARGKLEGICATAILLKNSRDLRGKWDQIVELALLRPDVGISMQNDQRPSPSVLGEALFFALRVLLARSLSKSSNVLRNSNCVFVLLVDSQYGGVVKVEGDVGKLNFDGNDVYECAAKWIKKHAKVTVSTIDRIWNKLGNANWGDIGTLQVLLATFHCMVQFSGMPKYLLEDLATGHSSRLQNRRTERQLVDAHINGIGLFRFQQQSHSPEIVEVQDESVKIDSRETVKLEKGSALWMEELDYQMGFVIDEVITDGDIQSYIVTPIEESNQPGKKLMMYVGSVPSHLESAWEDMDLWYQVQRQNKVLNLMKQRGLSSKYLPQMVASGLMVHPGKCNKPASGRTCGHPWCGTPILVTSPAGETVSNMRRNGLFGPEEALRCCHDCLSALAIASSAGIRHGDIRPENVILVSNDGKHPSFVLIGWGHAVLEERDRPSMNLFFSSTYALQEGKLCAASDAESLIYLLYYSCGGEFPELDSVEVALQWREMSLSKRVIQQKLGDISAVLKAFADYVDTLCRTPYPIDYDIWLRRLRRTINEDHGKEIDASN, via the coding sequence GTGGGTCCCCAGACCGGAATTCAGTTGGGTCTGGTCCAAAAAGATCTAGTGTGTCATCAAGGGGTCGTTCAAGGGGTTCGTCATCTTCCAGTTGCAAGGATTTTCTTCGGAAGTTTGTGGATAGTGAGATTCTGACAGCAAACCTTGAAGACTGGCTTTCAGGAATATCTGAGGAATCAGAATTCAGGAAGCCTACCTTAGATGTTCCCTTTGAACTTACAGAAATCCAGAATTTTGATTATGCACTGGAAGGTGTTTCTTTTCAGCAGTTGATACGGATGCCCAATTCTCTTTATGAATCGACATCTGATGCTGTTGAAGCGACTGCCCATCTTGCTATTGAGGATTTCCTACATGCTAGTGTGAAGGGATTGTGGGAGACCTTTTGGGGTCATGATGAACCTGTGCCTTTGTCAGTAGCCTGTATACACAGCACAAGTTCGAAATTTTATCCTGCTGAAAAGGCTATTGCCAGAGGAAAGCTTGAAGGTATTTGTGCAACTGCCATATTACTGAAAAATAGTAGGGACTTACGTGGGAAATGGGATCAGATTGTTGAATTAGCTTTGCTGAGGCCCGATGTTGGGATTTCAATGCAGAATGATCAGCGGCCTTCTCCATCTGTCCTTGGGGAAGCACTTTTCTTTGCTCTCCGTGTGTTGTTAGCTAGAAGCCTTAGCAAATCAAGTAATGTGCTCCGTAATTCAAACTGTGTATTTGTTCTCCTTGTTGATTCACAATATGGTGGTGTAGTAAAAGTTGAAGGTGATGTTGGTAAGTTAAATTTTGATGGTAATGATGTCTATGAATGTGCAGCCAAATGGATCAAGAAACATGCCAAAGTTACAGTTTCTACGATTGACCGAATCTGGAACAAGCTTGGGAATGCCAACTGGGGTGACATTGGAACTCTACAGGTGCTTCTTGCAACCTTCCATTGTATGGTCCAGTTTTCTGGAATGCCGAAATATCTACTCGAGGATTTGGCTACAGGACATAGTTCTCGTCTCCAGAATCGGAGAACTGAAAGGCAGTTAGTAGATGCACACATTAATGGTATTGGTTTGTTCCGTTTCCAGCAACAAAGTCATTCACCTGAAATTGTTGAAGTCCAGGATGAATCCGTAAAGATTGATTCTAGAGAGACTGTAAAGCTAGAGAAAGGTTCGGCTTTATGGATGGAAGAATTAGACTATCAAATGGGATTTGTGATTGATGAAGTCATAACTGATGGTGATATTCAAAGTTATATTGTTACTCCAATAGAAGAATCAAATCAACCAGGAAAGAAGCTTATGATGTATGTTGGATCTGTTCCTTCTCATTTGGAATCAGCATGGGAGGATATGGATCTGTGGTACCAGGTTCAGAGGCAGAACAAGGTATTGAATCTAATGAAGCAAAGAGGTTTGTCCAGCAAGTATCTTCCCCAGATGGTTGCATCTGGACTAATGGTTCACCCTGGCAAGTGCAACAAACCAGCTTCTGGTAGAACTTGTGGTCATCCTTGGTGTGGTACCCcaatcctggtgacatctcctgcGGGTGAGACTGTTTCTAATATGAGGAGAAATGGTTTATTTGGTCCCGAGGAAGCTCTCAGATGTTGTCATGACTGCTTATCTGCTCTTGCAATTGCATCTTCTGCTGGAATAAGGCATGGTGATATCCGTCCAGAGAATGTTATCCTTGTAAGCAATGATGGGAAGCATCCGTCTTTTGTCCTAATTGGGTGGGGTCATGCCGTTCTTGAAGAAAGGGATCGCCCATCAatgaatcttttcttttcttcaacaTATGCCCTACAGGAAGGTAAGCTGTGTGCTGCGTCAGATGCAGAAAGTCTGATCTACTTGCTGTACTACTCATGTGGTGGAGAATTCCCTGAACTGGATTCAGTTGAAGTGGCTCTTCAATGGAGAGAAATGTCTTTATCGAAAAGGGTCATACAGCAGAAGCTGGGGGATATCTCAGCTGTGCTGAAAGCCTTTGCTGATTATGTTGATACGTTATGTAGAACTCCTTATCCTATAGATTATGATATATGGTTGAGAAGATTGAGAAGAACCATTAATGAAGATCATGGAAAGGAAATTGATGCTTCAAACTAG
- the LOC103992469 gene encoding uncharacterized protein LOC103992469 isoform X2: MEDRNSVGSGPKRSSVSSRGRSRGSSSSSCKDFLRKFVDSEILTANLEDWLSGISEESEFRKPTLDVPFELTEIQNFDYALEGVSFQQLIRMPNSLYESTSDAVEATAHLAIEDFLHASVKGLWETFWGHDEPVPLSVACIHSTSSKFYPAEKAIARGKLEGICATAILLKNSRDLRGKWDQIVELALLRPDVGISMQNDQRPSPSVLGEALFFALRVLLARSLSKSSNVLRNSNCVFVLLVDSQYGGVVKVEGDVGKLNFDGNDVYECAAKWIKKHAKVTVSTIDRIWNKLGNANWGDIGTLQVLLATFHCMVQFSGMPKYLLEDLATGHSSRLQNRRTERQLVDAHINGIGLFRFQQQSHSPEIVEVQDESVKIDSRETVKLEKGSALWMEELDYQMGFVIDEVITDGDIQSYIVTPIEESNQPGKKLMMYVGSVPSHLESAWEDMDLWYQVQRQNKVLNLMKQRGLSSKYLPQMVASGLMVHPGKCNKPASGRTCGHPWCGTPILVTSPAGETVSNMRRNGLFGPEEALRCCHDCLSALAIASSAGIRHGDIRPENVILVSNDGKHPSFVLIGWGHAVLEERDRPSMNLFFSSTYALQEGKLCAASDAESLIYLLYYSCGGEFPELDSVEVALQWREMSLSKRVIQQKLGDISAVLKAFADYVDTLCRTPYPIDYDIWLRRLRRTINEDHGKEIDASN, encoded by the coding sequence ACCGGAATTCAGTTGGGTCTGGTCCAAAAAGATCTAGTGTGTCATCAAGGGGTCGTTCAAGGGGTTCGTCATCTTCCAGTTGCAAGGATTTTCTTCGGAAGTTTGTGGATAGTGAGATTCTGACAGCAAACCTTGAAGACTGGCTTTCAGGAATATCTGAGGAATCAGAATTCAGGAAGCCTACCTTAGATGTTCCCTTTGAACTTACAGAAATCCAGAATTTTGATTATGCACTGGAAGGTGTTTCTTTTCAGCAGTTGATACGGATGCCCAATTCTCTTTATGAATCGACATCTGATGCTGTTGAAGCGACTGCCCATCTTGCTATTGAGGATTTCCTACATGCTAGTGTGAAGGGATTGTGGGAGACCTTTTGGGGTCATGATGAACCTGTGCCTTTGTCAGTAGCCTGTATACACAGCACAAGTTCGAAATTTTATCCTGCTGAAAAGGCTATTGCCAGAGGAAAGCTTGAAGGTATTTGTGCAACTGCCATATTACTGAAAAATAGTAGGGACTTACGTGGGAAATGGGATCAGATTGTTGAATTAGCTTTGCTGAGGCCCGATGTTGGGATTTCAATGCAGAATGATCAGCGGCCTTCTCCATCTGTCCTTGGGGAAGCACTTTTCTTTGCTCTCCGTGTGTTGTTAGCTAGAAGCCTTAGCAAATCAAGTAATGTGCTCCGTAATTCAAACTGTGTATTTGTTCTCCTTGTTGATTCACAATATGGTGGTGTAGTAAAAGTTGAAGGTGATGTTGGTAAGTTAAATTTTGATGGTAATGATGTCTATGAATGTGCAGCCAAATGGATCAAGAAACATGCCAAAGTTACAGTTTCTACGATTGACCGAATCTGGAACAAGCTTGGGAATGCCAACTGGGGTGACATTGGAACTCTACAGGTGCTTCTTGCAACCTTCCATTGTATGGTCCAGTTTTCTGGAATGCCGAAATATCTACTCGAGGATTTGGCTACAGGACATAGTTCTCGTCTCCAGAATCGGAGAACTGAAAGGCAGTTAGTAGATGCACACATTAATGGTATTGGTTTGTTCCGTTTCCAGCAACAAAGTCATTCACCTGAAATTGTTGAAGTCCAGGATGAATCCGTAAAGATTGATTCTAGAGAGACTGTAAAGCTAGAGAAAGGTTCGGCTTTATGGATGGAAGAATTAGACTATCAAATGGGATTTGTGATTGATGAAGTCATAACTGATGGTGATATTCAAAGTTATATTGTTACTCCAATAGAAGAATCAAATCAACCAGGAAAGAAGCTTATGATGTATGTTGGATCTGTTCCTTCTCATTTGGAATCAGCATGGGAGGATATGGATCTGTGGTACCAGGTTCAGAGGCAGAACAAGGTATTGAATCTAATGAAGCAAAGAGGTTTGTCCAGCAAGTATCTTCCCCAGATGGTTGCATCTGGACTAATGGTTCACCCTGGCAAGTGCAACAAACCAGCTTCTGGTAGAACTTGTGGTCATCCTTGGTGTGGTACCCcaatcctggtgacatctcctgcGGGTGAGACTGTTTCTAATATGAGGAGAAATGGTTTATTTGGTCCCGAGGAAGCTCTCAGATGTTGTCATGACTGCTTATCTGCTCTTGCAATTGCATCTTCTGCTGGAATAAGGCATGGTGATATCCGTCCAGAGAATGTTATCCTTGTAAGCAATGATGGGAAGCATCCGTCTTTTGTCCTAATTGGGTGGGGTCATGCCGTTCTTGAAGAAAGGGATCGCCCATCAatgaatcttttcttttcttcaacaTATGCCCTACAGGAAGGTAAGCTGTGTGCTGCGTCAGATGCAGAAAGTCTGATCTACTTGCTGTACTACTCATGTGGTGGAGAATTCCCTGAACTGGATTCAGTTGAAGTGGCTCTTCAATGGAGAGAAATGTCTTTATCGAAAAGGGTCATACAGCAGAAGCTGGGGGATATCTCAGCTGTGCTGAAAGCCTTTGCTGATTATGTTGATACGTTATGTAGAACTCCTTATCCTATAGATTATGATATATGGTTGAGAAGATTGAGAAGAACCATTAATGAAGATCATGGAAAGGAAATTGATGCTTCAAACTAG
- the LOC103992470 gene encoding uncharacterized protein LOC103992470, with the protein MGSEAIQAAKVYRSLLKAVKKYIGNDGSKRHFRNYITEEFRKNASVSDQATVENKIKLAHEYTFLLNSVHHHKELLFSYNIAVDRSDEMKKVLNKSAASVGLRLPEVYQP; encoded by the exons ATGGGATCTGAAGCTATACAAGCTGCAAAGGTGTATCGCAGTCTTCTCAAAGCTGTAAAGAAATATATTGGTAATGATGGCAGCAAAAGGCATTTCAGAAATTACATCACTGAGGAGTTCCGAAAAAATGCTTCTGTGTCTGATCAGGCTACAGTTGAGAACAAAATCAAGCTGGCTCATGAGTACACTTTCCTACTGAACAGTGTGCACCATCATAAG GAATTGCTCTTTTCATACAACATAGCTGTGGATCGATCAGATGAAATGAAGAAAGTATTGAATAAATCTGCTGCCAGTGTGGGTCTTCGGTTACCTGAAGTTTATCAGCCTTGA
- the LOC135679322 gene encoding probable protein S-acyltransferase 4, giving the protein MATPAQQANPRRLYQVWKGNNRFFCGGRLIFGPDVASLLLSTLLIVGPAITFCCQIIIKLHEDEKSDENPDRPMLWLSILMVAFFVTISDLVFLFMTSSIDPGIVPRNTGPPGTDESVNVNTPSMEWIHGRTPQLQLPRARTKDEIVNGFAVKVKYCETCMLYRPPRASHCSVCNNCVHKFDHHCPWIGQCIGQRNYRFFFFFISTSTFLCIYVFTFSWLNIITEMNHHQYTIWKAMKCEILSPMLIVYTFIAVWFVGGLTVFHFYLICTNQTTNENFRWRYDKKQNPYDKGFLRNFGDVFLSEIPPSMHDFRSWVTEETIQVEFYTPNIDADVISPTENIDIEISTEPAIDDNLSVPSIQQNFDCSSNDALDPSVYPVTQNPSFHAPTHSMESYDGENGMPTDETKGEDVGGPVKDESVIKHSCSNMVVTPVEDVDMRST; this is encoded by the exons ATGGCGACGCCGGCGCAGCAAGCGAACCCCAGGAGGCTGTACCAAGTTTGGAAGGGAAACAAC AGGTTCTTCTGTGGCGGCAGATTGATATTTGGCCCAGATGTAGCCTCATTACTTCTATCAACACTTCTAATAGTCGGTCCAGCCATCACATTCTGTTGCCAGATCATCATAAAACTCCATGAGGATGAGAAGTCAGATGAGAACCCTGATCGTCCAATGCTTTGGCTTTCGATTCTGATGGTGGCATTTTTTGTCACCATATCT GATCTGGTGTTTCTCTTCATGACATCTAGCATAGACCCAGGTATCGTGCCAAGAAACACAGGGCCACCAGGAACAGATGAATCAGTTAATGTCAACACTCCATCGATGGAATGGATCCACGGAAGAACCCCACAGTTGCAATTGCCTAGAGCTAGAACGAAGGATGAAATCGTGAATGGTTTTGCTGTCAAAGTAAAATACTGTGAAACATGCATGCTGTATCGTCCACCCCGTGCTTCGCATTGCTCGGTTTGCAACAACTGCGTGCATAAATTTGATCACCATTGCCCATGGATTGGTCAGTGCATTGGACAG CGAAACTacaggttcttcttcttctttatatcAACATCAACATTTCTCTGCATATATGTCTTCACATTTTCGTGGCTGAACATTATTACCGAAATGAATCACCACCAATACACCATTTGGAAGGCAATGAAATGTGAGATTCTATCTCCTATGCTCATAGTATACACCTTCATCGCAGTGTGGTTTGTTGGTGGTCTCACTGTTTTCCACTTCTATCTAATCTGCACAAATCAG ACGACTAATGAGAACTTCCGATGGCGCTACGACAAGAAACAAAATCCCTATGACAAGGGTTTCTTGAGAAATTTCGGTGATGTATTTTTGTCAGAAATCCCACCTTCAATGCATGATTTCCGATCATGGGTGACTGAAGAAACAATACAAGTTGAATTTTATACCCCAAACATTGATGCAGATGTCATAAGCCCGACGGAGAATATTGACATAGAAATCAGCACAGAACCTGCAATAGATGATAATTTGTCTGTTCCAAGCATACAGCAGAATTTTGATTGCAGTAGCAATGATGCATTAGATCCTTCTGTTTATCCTGTCACCCAGAATCCTTCTTTTCATGCACCAACACATTCTATGGAAAGCTATGATGGTGAAAATGGAATGCCTACAGATGAAACAAAAGGTGAGGATGTTGGTGGACCTGTAAAAGATGAAAGTGTCATTAAGCATAGCTGCTCAAATATGGTCGTAACTCCTGTTGAGGATGTTGACATGCGATCCACATGA